In Actinomycetota bacterium, the following are encoded in one genomic region:
- the sufB gene encoding Fe-S cluster assembly protein SufB gives MATQAQDPILTENEEVRQLKETYKYGWSDATNYIEKPQRGLSHEVIDQISDRKNEPAWMRKYRHKALDYFLARPMPKWGADLSGIDFDNIYYYIKPTNKVSKWEDMPPEIRDTWDKLGIPEAEKSYLGGVTAQYESEVVYHSTKKELENLGVIFTDMDSALREHEDIVKEYFGSIIPANDNKFAALNSAVWSGGSFIYVPKGVSVEIPLQAYFRINQENMGQFERTMIIVDEGAWVHYVEGCSAPVYSSDSLHSAVVEIIVKPHARCRYTTIQNWSNNVYNLVTKRAVAYEHATMEWVDGNLGSKVTMKYPAIYLLGEGAKGEVLSVAYAGDGQHQDAGGKVVHAAPNTQSSIISKSISKDGGRAGYRGLVRVEDGATKAKSNVRCDALILDEASRSDTYPYIEIEEETASIGHEATVSRVGEEQLFYLQSRGIDEAEAMSLIVRGFIEPITKELPLEYAVELNRLIQLQMEGSVG, from the coding sequence ATGGCTACCCAGGCGCAAGATCCGATCCTGACCGAGAACGAAGAGGTCCGCCAGCTCAAGGAGACCTACAAGTACGGCTGGTCGGACGCCACCAACTACATCGAGAAGCCCCAGCGCGGGTTGAGCCACGAGGTCATCGACCAGATCTCCGACCGGAAGAACGAACCGGCCTGGATGCGCAAGTATCGCCACAAGGCCCTCGATTACTTCCTGGCCCGGCCGATGCCGAAGTGGGGCGCCGACCTCTCAGGTATCGACTTCGACAACATCTACTACTACATCAAGCCCACCAACAAGGTCTCGAAGTGGGAGGACATGCCGCCCGAGATCCGCGACACCTGGGACAAGCTCGGCATCCCCGAGGCGGAAAAGAGCTACCTCGGGGGCGTGACCGCCCAGTACGAGTCCGAGGTCGTCTACCACTCCACCAAGAAGGAGCTGGAGAACCTCGGCGTCATCTTCACCGACATGGATTCCGCCCTCCGGGAGCACGAGGACATCGTCAAGGAGTACTTCGGCTCCATCATCCCCGCCAACGACAACAAGTTCGCCGCCTTGAACTCGGCGGTGTGGTCGGGCGGCTCGTTCATCTATGTGCCCAAGGGCGTCTCGGTGGAGATCCCGCTCCAGGCCTACTTCCGGATCAACCAGGAGAACATGGGCCAGTTCGAGCGGACGATGATCATCGTGGACGAGGGTGCCTGGGTGCACTACGTCGAGGGCTGCTCGGCACCGGTGTACTCCAGCGACTCGCTGCACTCCGCCGTGGTGGAGATCATCGTCAAGCCCCACGCCCGCTGCCGCTACACCACGATCCAGAACTGGTCCAACAACGTGTACAACCTGGTCACCAAGCGGGCCGTCGCCTACGAGCACGCCACGATGGAGTGGGTGGACGGCAACCTGGGCTCCAAGGTGACGATGAAGTACCCGGCCATCTACCTCCTCGGCGAGGGGGCGAAGGGCGAGGTGCTCTCGGTGGCTTACGCCGGCGACGGCCAGCACCAGGACGCCGGCGGCAAGGTGGTGCACGCCGCCCCGAACACACAGTCCAGCATCATCTCGAAGTCGATCTCCAAGGACGGCGGCCGGGCCGGGTACCGGGGCCTGGTGCGGGTGGAGGACGGCGCCACGAAGGCGAAGTCCAACGTCCGCTGCGACGCCCTGATCCTGGACGAGGCGTCCCGCTCGGACACCTACCCCTACATCGAGATCGAGGAGGAGACCGCCTCCATCGGCCATGAGGCGACCGTGTCCCGGGTGGGCGAGGAGCAGCTCTTCTACTTGCAGAGCCGGGGCATCGACGAAGCCGAGGCGATGAGCCTCATCGTCCGGGGCTTCATCGAGCCGATCACCAAGGAGCTGCCGCTGGAGTACGCAGTGGAGCTCAACCGGCTGATCCAGCTGCAGATGGAGGGCTCCGTCGGGTAA